A genomic region of Lentisphaera araneosa HTCC2155 contains the following coding sequences:
- a CDS encoding sulfatase family protein: MGKKMLSRIKINQSIRLNIFVFFSILSLICTVEAKTEPYNIIWVMAEDIGQDLECYGMKGVKTPNLNRLAKEGTLYTNCFVTNSICSPSRSAMMVGASQNTFDAQHHRSNRDKPLPTPLMPMTYWLREQGYTAILGHEKVFNYGMKVDCNFKVDTFGEYDGVSKFGLFDKKLSFTSDDQPFYNHIQLKVTHRGDWWADIRDKSKAPVKLDEIELPPYMADTPEIRYDWACYLDTIEYADMEVGLLMEDLKSKGLYNNTIIIFIGDNGRCNIRGKGYLYDPGVRVPLIVWAPGLVEAGKLNDDLLSTLDITASIVDLSGSAVPDYMTGTPFIGKPVTSKKEFIHSARDIWDEVDECSRLIRDKKFAYIKNYMPQVSLDAKQAYLDLNRPAVHVMRDLKDKGKLKVNEKAFFEENKQVEELYDIERDPHQINNLANNPEYKRVLATMREREAGWKQNNVDFGLKDLNKRQPGTVKAKVVWDWLKVNKPEIISDFKRGKLMKSQQLSKKVTLEIKQQQK; the protein is encoded by the coding sequence ATGGGTAAAAAAATGTTAAGTAGAATAAAAATTAATCAGTCTATAAGACTAAATATCTTTGTTTTTTTCAGCATATTAAGTTTGATTTGTACTGTGGAAGCTAAAACAGAACCCTACAATATTATTTGGGTGATGGCGGAAGATATAGGCCAAGACTTAGAGTGTTATGGCATGAAAGGTGTAAAGACTCCCAATTTAAATAGACTTGCTAAAGAGGGCACTCTTTACACGAACTGCTTCGTCACAAATTCTATATGTTCACCCAGTCGTTCTGCAATGATGGTGGGGGCGAGCCAAAACACCTTTGATGCACAACATCACAGAAGTAACCGTGATAAACCTTTACCAACACCATTAATGCCAATGACTTATTGGTTGAGAGAGCAAGGTTACACAGCAATACTGGGTCATGAAAAAGTCTTTAATTATGGTATGAAAGTAGACTGTAATTTTAAGGTAGATACATTTGGTGAGTATGATGGTGTTTCGAAATTTGGTCTCTTTGATAAAAAACTTAGCTTTACGAGCGATGATCAACCTTTTTATAATCATATACAATTAAAAGTAACTCATAGGGGTGACTGGTGGGCGGATATTCGTGATAAATCGAAGGCCCCTGTCAAACTAGATGAAATAGAACTCCCACCCTACATGGCAGATACACCAGAAATCAGATATGATTGGGCATGTTATTTAGATACAATTGAATATGCGGATATGGAAGTGGGTTTATTGATGGAAGATCTTAAATCTAAAGGTCTTTATAATAATACAATTATTATATTCATTGGTGATAATGGTCGCTGTAATATACGTGGGAAAGGCTACTTATATGATCCAGGGGTGAGGGTTCCTCTAATCGTTTGGGCGCCTGGCTTAGTTGAGGCGGGTAAGCTGAATGATGATCTTCTTAGTACTTTAGATATAACAGCTTCAATAGTGGATCTTTCTGGTTCAGCAGTTCCAGACTACATGACAGGAACTCCCTTTATCGGAAAACCTGTGACAAGTAAGAAAGAATTCATACATTCTGCACGTGATATATGGGATGAAGTGGATGAATGTTCACGATTAATCAGAGATAAGAAGTTTGCTTATATTAAAAACTACATGCCGCAAGTTTCGTTAGATGCAAAACAGGCTTATTTAGATTTGAATCGACCTGCGGTTCATGTTATGAGAGACCTAAAAGATAAAGGTAAATTGAAGGTAAATGAAAAAGCTTTCTTTGAAGAAAATAAGCAAGTAGAAGAGCTTTATGATATAGAACGTGATCCACATCAAATAAATAATCTAGCGAATAACCCTGAATATAAACGTGTACTTGCAACAATGCGTGAAAGAGAAGCAGGCTGGAAACAAAATAATGTTGATTTTGGACTTAAGGATTTAAATAAACGACAACCAGGTACCGTGAAAGCTAAGGTTGTTTGGGATTGGCTGAAAGTAAATAAGCCTGAAATCATCAGTGACTTTAAACGAGGTAAGCTTATGAAATCACAGCAATTAAGCAAAAAAGTCACACTTGAAATCAAGCAACAACAAAAATGA
- a CDS encoding IS3 family transposase — protein sequence MSISCFNIHNESKQIFGSQNVISKLKEEGFHCNHKRVTRLMKENNIRSKAEKKFKITTDSNYERPICPNLIKRDFKPKKINTLWCSDITYIKVAQGWLYLAVVIDLYSRKDRRVEHG from the coding sequence ATGTCAATCAGCTGCTTCAACATACACAATGAAAGCAAGCAGATATTTGGCTCTCAAAATGTGATATCTAAGCTCAAAGAAGAAGGTTTCCATTGTAATCATAAAAGAGTTACTAGGCTTATGAAAGAGAATAATATTCGCTCCAAAGCAGAAAAGAAATTTAAAATAACAACTGATTCAAATTATGAACGACCAATTTGTCCTAATTTGATTAAGAGAGATTTTAAGCCTAAAAAAATCAATACCTTGTGGTGTTCAGATATTACATACATCAAAGTCGCTCAAGGCTGGCTATATCTTGCGGTAGTGATTGATTTATATTCACGTAAAGATAGGAGGGTGGAGCATGGCTGA
- a CDS encoding IS3 family transposase, whose protein sequence is MAETMTRQLVIDSFMMAWQGRGKPKGLINHSDRGSQYASHDFQSLLKGFDVQQSMSRRANCWGNACAESFFASLKKEEVYLTKYDNVPQARSCIFEYIEIFYNSYRPHSFVGGLSPNQYEQQLAS, encoded by the coding sequence ATGGCTGAGACAATGACTAGGCAGCTAGTAATTGATTCATTTATGATGGCTTGGCAAGGCCGAGGAAAGCCTAAGGGTTTGATCAATCACTCTGATCGAGGAAGCCAGTATGCAAGTCATGATTTTCAGAGTTTATTGAAAGGTTTTGATGTACAGCAAAGTATGAGTCGACGAGCTAATTGTTGGGGCAATGCTTGTGCAGAATCTTTTTTCGCATCTTTGAAAAAAGAAGAGGTTTACCTCACCAAATATGATAACGTCCCTCAAGCCCGAAGTTGTATCTTTGAGTATATTGAGATATTCTACAACTCTTATCGACCACATTCTTTTGTTGGTGGATTAAGTCCAAACCAATATGAACAGCAATTAGCAAGCTAA
- a CDS encoding sulfatase family protein, translating to MNKFILSLVLMSTSFLFANTDKLPNIVYIYADDLGYGDVSCLNPNGLISTPSIDKVAQQGMIFTDCHSSASVCTPSRYSLMTGRYSWRSSLKKGVLTGYKKAIIEDGRMTVASLLKENGYNTAMIGKWHLGMNWALNSKNNKKIDYSRAIKKTPTSNGFDYFYGISASLDFPPYIYIENDRAVGEPTEHIDLSFNQGIDRHGRPGPIEPKFKVNNVLTELTQKTTAKISELSKQEKPFFLYFSLTSPHTPCAPADEFIGKSSLGLYGDFVMETDYRIGQVIKAIKDNDIEHNTLVIISSDNGCATYIGHEAFQTKGHYPSYIFRGYKGSLFEGGHRVPYIVKWPAKVKAGALNDTPVSQVGFLATCAEIVGAELPDNAGEDSVSNLPAMLSLNKKPIWESFIHKNGRGGLAIRHNEWKLILTKVPALYNLKNDIKEQKNLALQYPEIVSRLTKLLQKYVDDGRSTPGEKQQNTTPVDIYMGHTPRKKKK from the coding sequence ATGAATAAATTTATCTTGAGTTTAGTACTTATGAGTACAAGCTTTCTTTTTGCAAATACTGACAAGTTGCCAAATATTGTTTATATCTATGCGGATGACCTAGGTTATGGTGATGTTTCTTGCCTAAATCCTAATGGTTTAATATCGACTCCAAGTATTGATAAAGTTGCTCAGCAAGGAATGATCTTTACTGACTGCCATTCGAGTGCATCAGTTTGTACGCCATCTCGCTATAGTTTGATGACAGGGCGTTACAGTTGGAGGAGTTCTTTGAAAAAAGGTGTTTTGACGGGTTATAAAAAGGCTATAATAGAAGATGGTCGTATGACAGTAGCTTCGCTCCTTAAGGAAAATGGCTATAATACAGCAATGATTGGGAAATGGCATTTAGGAATGAACTGGGCATTAAATTCTAAAAACAATAAAAAAATAGACTATTCCAGAGCCATAAAAAAAACACCTACATCCAATGGGTTCGACTATTTTTATGGGATAAGTGCATCCTTAGATTTTCCTCCCTATATTTATATTGAAAATGATCGAGCTGTTGGTGAGCCTACGGAGCATATTGATCTAAGCTTTAATCAGGGTATAGATCGTCATGGTCGTCCGGGGCCTATCGAACCAAAATTCAAAGTAAACAATGTTTTAACTGAGCTTACTCAAAAAACAACTGCAAAAATTAGTGAGCTCTCAAAACAAGAAAAACCATTTTTTCTTTACTTCTCGTTGACGTCTCCTCATACGCCTTGTGCACCTGCGGATGAATTTATTGGGAAATCATCACTTGGGCTCTATGGTGATTTCGTGATGGAGACAGATTATCGAATAGGGCAAGTAATTAAGGCGATTAAAGATAATGATATCGAGCATAATACACTCGTAATTATTAGTAGTGACAATGGTTGTGCTACGTATATTGGACATGAAGCCTTTCAGACTAAGGGTCATTATCCGAGTTATATATTTCGTGGATATAAAGGAAGTCTTTTTGAAGGAGGCCACCGTGTTCCATATATCGTTAAATGGCCTGCTAAGGTGAAGGCAGGTGCTCTAAATGATACTCCGGTAAGTCAAGTGGGTTTTTTGGCTACTTGTGCCGAAATAGTAGGTGCTGAACTTCCCGATAATGCAGGAGAAGATAGTGTGTCAAATTTACCAGCCATGTTGAGTTTAAACAAAAAGCCCATTTGGGAGTCTTTTATACATAAAAATGGTCGTGGTGGGCTAGCTATTCGTCATAATGAATGGAAGCTAATTCTAACTAAAGTACCTGCTTTGTATAATTTAAAAAATGATATTAAGGAGCAAAAAAACCTTGCTTTACAGTATCCTGAAATAGTTAGTCGATTAACTAAGCTTTTGCAAAAATATGTTGATGATGGACGTAGTACACCTGGTGAAAAGCAACAAAATACAACACCCGTGGATATTTATATGGGCCATACTCCAAGAAAAAAGAAAAAGTGA
- a CDS encoding glycoside hydrolase family 2 TIM barrel-domain containing protein: MALITQGQKVPFNKDWKFNLSDNRQAIESDFNDLAWDAVDLPHDWAFEAVYSEDAVQGDRGGYKPGGIAWYRKEFDLPKISSTKRVRIDFDAVYMNSEVWINGHYLGKRPYGYISFSYDLSKYLKPRHNVIAVRVDNSHEPSARWYHGCGIYGHVNLVYTDAVHIAKDGVWVATPQITKQQADVVVESEVLNTSSNAVTAEVKAVVLDPNGKKVAEKSQLVKIAAHNKMIQKQSFLLSQPQLWDITAPNLYKVVTTISVDNKVSDKVVTRFGIRTIKWDVKTGFWLNGKNIKLLGVSDHLEAGPVGAAIPDELKRWKIQLLKDMGCNAIRLAHNPETPVFYDLCDEIGILVMDEIFDGWEEKAQQDYGKQAFNDWWERDLRSWLKRDRNHPSVFIWSLGNETKGEVAKDLVRICREMDPYRLTTSGHSGDEEMDVLGVNGASESMKFFEQLPPNKPFVSTEAPHTWQVRGFYRTKTWFRDGYPNERHKPFPCPDLTEKEIFTYYGIKPHDRENRKQFFNSSYDNAMVRVTARKNWELMRDTPWYSGHFRWTGFDYIGEAGYVHGGWPFRAFMGGALDLAGFKKDLYYFYQSQWTQEPMVHILPHWTHPKMELGTEIPVWVYSNCDEVELFLNGISLGKDKPGRKWDEMQCEWMVPWEPGTITAVAYKEGKEILRTSHSTAGVPSQLKLSTTGDECPVVTVEQLDKKGELNPYAENRIHYYVEGPARLLSLESGNPINTESNYGKTSRTTFFGRGRAFLKKTSEKGDINVVVAAICGEKQLMTSNEISIDNKLLTLQGEKKDFDVKIYYSIDGTKPKTLYTKPFLVEQDTTVRAYVYDGQRLLFSMSEKFSDDEGLYWGSVEDSLVVGGGEQAEDAEFNGVKVSTRGNWFNGKGYIDFGKSIGGYVEWYQENDGDAGDVNLAIRYRHAVKDQEGGYLKLTVNGEVIKAKVFFPVTRHGTNYAKSWVKIPLKKGANTIRLTSIENRSPYIDEIVVK; this comes from the coding sequence ATGGCATTAATTACACAAGGCCAAAAAGTGCCTTTTAATAAAGACTGGAAGTTTAACTTATCAGATAACCGACAAGCGATTGAATCTGATTTTAATGATCTTGCTTGGGACGCAGTTGACTTACCTCATGACTGGGCTTTTGAGGCGGTATACTCTGAAGATGCCGTTCAGGGTGACCGCGGAGGCTATAAACCGGGTGGGATAGCTTGGTATCGCAAAGAGTTCGATCTACCGAAAATAAGTTCAACTAAGCGTGTGAGAATTGATTTCGATGCGGTTTATATGAATAGTGAAGTCTGGATTAATGGTCATTATTTAGGTAAGCGACCTTATGGCTATATTAGCTTTAGCTATGATTTATCCAAATACCTAAAACCTAGACATAATGTAATAGCCGTTCGTGTTGATAATAGTCATGAGCCATCGGCTCGCTGGTATCATGGTTGCGGAATTTACGGTCATGTAAATTTGGTTTATACTGATGCTGTGCACATAGCAAAAGATGGTGTTTGGGTTGCGACCCCCCAGATCACTAAACAGCAAGCTGATGTGGTGGTTGAAAGCGAGGTTTTAAATACTTCATCTAACGCAGTGACCGCTGAAGTTAAAGCTGTTGTGTTGGACCCCAACGGGAAGAAAGTGGCAGAAAAGTCACAGTTAGTGAAAATAGCAGCCCATAATAAAATGATTCAAAAACAAAGTTTTTTGCTTTCTCAACCTCAGTTATGGGATATAACAGCCCCAAACCTGTACAAAGTCGTTACTACGATTTCTGTGGATAATAAAGTAAGTGATAAAGTAGTAACTCGCTTTGGAATACGGACGATTAAATGGGATGTAAAAACAGGCTTTTGGCTCAATGGTAAAAATATAAAATTATTAGGTGTGAGTGACCACTTGGAAGCAGGACCAGTGGGGGCAGCAATACCAGATGAGTTAAAACGTTGGAAGATTCAACTTTTAAAAGATATGGGATGTAATGCGATTCGCTTAGCACATAATCCGGAGACACCAGTTTTTTATGATCTATGTGATGAAATAGGCATACTGGTAATGGATGAAATATTTGATGGTTGGGAAGAGAAAGCTCAGCAAGATTATGGTAAACAGGCTTTTAATGATTGGTGGGAACGAGACTTGCGTTCCTGGTTAAAGCGCGATCGTAATCACCCTAGTGTTTTTATCTGGAGTTTAGGAAATGAAACTAAGGGTGAGGTAGCAAAGGATCTTGTTAGAATATGTCGTGAAATGGATCCCTATCGCTTAACGACATCGGGTCATTCCGGAGATGAGGAAATGGATGTATTAGGCGTCAACGGTGCTAGTGAAAGCATGAAGTTTTTTGAACAGTTACCTCCGAATAAACCATTTGTCTCCACGGAAGCCCCACATACTTGGCAGGTCAGAGGCTTTTACCGAACTAAAACTTGGTTTCGTGATGGTTATCCGAATGAACGACATAAGCCATTCCCTTGTCCAGATTTGACTGAGAAGGAAATTTTTACTTACTATGGTATTAAACCACATGACCGTGAAAATCGTAAACAGTTTTTTAATTCCTCCTACGATAATGCCATGGTGAGGGTTACTGCCCGGAAAAACTGGGAGTTAATGCGTGATACACCGTGGTATAGTGGACACTTTCGTTGGACTGGTTTCGATTATATAGGAGAAGCTGGATATGTACATGGTGGCTGGCCCTTCCGTGCCTTTATGGGCGGGGCACTTGATTTAGCGGGCTTTAAAAAAGATCTGTATTATTTTTATCAGAGTCAATGGACCCAAGAACCCATGGTTCATATTTTGCCGCATTGGACGCACCCTAAAATGGAATTGGGTACGGAAATTCCGGTATGGGTCTATTCCAATTGTGATGAAGTAGAGCTTTTTCTCAATGGTATCTCACTAGGAAAAGATAAGCCTGGAAGAAAGTGGGACGAAATGCAATGTGAGTGGATGGTTCCTTGGGAACCAGGTACTATCACTGCTGTAGCCTATAAAGAGGGTAAAGAAATTTTACGAACTTCGCACTCTACCGCTGGCGTTCCATCTCAACTTAAGTTGAGCACAACAGGTGACGAATGTCCTGTTGTTACAGTAGAACAACTGGATAAAAAGGGTGAGCTAAATCCTTACGCAGAAAATCGTATTCATTATTATGTTGAGGGTCCAGCACGCCTTCTTTCCTTAGAAAGTGGTAATCCAATTAATACAGAAAGTAACTATGGGAAGACATCTAGGACGACCTTTTTTGGACGAGGACGTGCGTTCCTAAAAAAGACATCTGAAAAAGGTGATATAAATGTTGTCGTAGCAGCGATCTGTGGAGAAAAACAACTCATGACTTCCAATGAAATTAGTATCGATAATAAGTTGCTTACACTTCAGGGAGAGAAAAAAGATTTCGATGTCAAAATCTACTATTCAATAGATGGTACTAAACCTAAAACCCTCTACACTAAACCCTTTTTAGTGGAGCAGGATACAACTGTCCGAGCCTATGTTTATGATGGCCAGCGCTTGCTGTTTAGCATGAGTGAAAAGTTTTCTGATGATGAAGGTTTGTATTGGGGCAGTGTAGAAGATTCTCTTGTAGTGGGTGGTGGAGAGCAAGCCGAAGATGCAGAGTTCAATGGTGTTAAAGTTTCGACTAGAGGTAATTGGTTTAATGGTAAAGGTTATATAGACTTTGGAAAGAGTATAGGCGGCTACGTTGAGTGGTATCAAGAAAATGATGGCGATGCTGGCGATGTGAACTTAGCAATTCGTTATAGGCATGCCGTAAAAGATCAGGAGGGGGGCTACTTAAAACTCACGGTAAATGGTGAAGTTATTAAAGCAAAAGTCTTCTTTCCAGTCACTCGACATGGCACGAATTACGCTAAGTCCTGGGTGAAAATCCCTCTGAAGAAAGGCGCAAATACCATTCGTTTGACGTCTATCGAAAACAGAAGTCCATATATTGATGAGATAGTTGTGAAGTAA
- a CDS encoding cupin domain-containing protein, producing the protein MKNYMIENFENLDAVSCPCGLTKRAFVMPENKIASIHLVDISEDAKVHYHKKMTEIYVILEVEGNAYMELDGAKVPIKPLHTIFIKPGCRHRAVGKMKILNIPIPAFDPNDEYFD; encoded by the coding sequence ATGAAGAACTACATGATTGAAAACTTTGAAAACCTTGATGCGGTCAGCTGTCCATGCGGGTTGACAAAACGTGCCTTTGTAATGCCTGAGAATAAAATAGCTTCAATACACCTCGTTGATATTAGTGAAGATGCAAAAGTACATTACCATAAAAAAATGACTGAGATATATGTCATTTTAGAGGTTGAGGGTAATGCCTACATGGAGCTAGATGGCGCCAAAGTTCCTATAAAACCCTTGCATACTATTTTTATCAAACCTGGTTGTAGACACAGAGCTGTAGGTAAAATGAAAATACTTAATATCCCTATACCTGCATTTGATCCTAACGATGAATATTTTGACTGA